Below is a window of Stygiolobus azoricus DNA.
AAGCCCAAATAAACATCTACGATCACCAAAACGAGAACTTGGAAGTAACTGCTATAGCGTACTATAATAACGTCTCCCATAGTGATTGTGGAATAGGCAAAGGTGCATATCACGGTAAGGCACTCGGTATTTATAAATACAATTTAAGCAACATTACGGTAACAATAACAAACGTAGGTAATGTGCCTAGTACAATTACTTACATTGCAATATCGAATCAGTCCGGAGTTCAATTATTTATAATGTATGTGGGAAAAACTCTTCCTCCTTCGCAAAGTATAAACATTACGATATATCCTCAGCAATTATACTATCCTTACTGGCCTAATTGGATGTCAGCACCTATAGACCAGTACATTCCTTATCAGATAGTAATAGACCAGTGTCATAACCAGCAGACTCCGTATTATCAAGTTCCAGTAATAGTAGAGACTCAATACGGAAATATGTTCTATAATAATCTTAACTATAACCTAGTCTAAACTAAAAAAAGTAGAGTTTTTTATTAGAATAAGTGAGCCACTGCTATACCAAACAGTCCTAAGATAAACGCTATGATAACGTATATTATTACTGCTAACAAAGCTATTGCTATAGCTCCTAGCCATCCAGTCTCAAATATAGCCTTAAATACGGCTAGTATACCTATGATCCCCACTATTACGCCTATACGTGGAAGGCCTATGAACCCGAAAATGAATGTTATTATGGTAAAGACTATGAATGCAAAAAGAGTGGCAATTAGTGCATCTCCGAAAGAGTTTTCCTTCGATACTGCCTTAGATGCTAACCATACTGGGATGGACGTAAAAATCCATGCTATTAAAAACACTATTATAGCTCCTATTATACCGTGTAAATCTATATGCATAGTAGTATAGTTAAACTCCACATTTATAAAATTACTCTGACCTCAAATAAAATTTGTAAATTAACCCTATTTGTAACAGAACATTCAATTTTAAATGACATCAAAATAATACATTTTCTAACTTAATCTAAATTGAACTAGTAGAGAAAAAATCATCGAATGAGCTGAAGAATATAGTTCATTCCGGTGGTATCTCCTTATAGACTAAGTCAATATCTATTCCTTCCCTACTCCTCACTTTTTTAGCGCTGATATAAGTTATCAGTCCTAGACCCACTAAGGAGATAATGTAAGCTGTAGCTATCCAATTAACCCCACTAGTCCTCACTGCGCTGAAGCTGTAGTTGTTATAGGGGTCTAAGATCTCACCTTCCATTAATAACATTATCGCCGTAGATAAAGCGGAACCTATTATTAGTTGCCTATTTCTCTCCTCAATACCCACCTTAATACCGGTAAGTGAGACTAAAATAAGGTATGCCAGAGCTAAAGGAGTATACGAATATAGTGCAGTTGCACCGCTTACGGAAATTATTGGAAGAGCTAGGAATACTAACGTGGTAGCTAAGTCGAGGAGATGAGCGTAAACCGGAGATGCGAACTTGTTAAGCTTTGCGAATATCGCTGGGAATAGTCTGTCAAATGCAAATGCGAACACATATCTTGCAAATACTACTACACCGAAAGCCATAATAAAGAAGTTCCAAGCTATCAGACCAAGACCTAGAATCCATTCGAGTATCTCATTGTGTGAGAGAAAAATTGCTAAACTCCAGAAATTATAGGTATATGTAGGATAGTAAGCTGTGTTCGTGGGGCAACCGATTTCGGCATACATCTCGAAGAAAGGTATTGTGATCATGAGGAACGTCATTATACTACCTAGATACAGATTCCATTTTAACGATCCTTCTTTAGCCTCAGCAGCTACTGCTGGTCCCGCATAAAGCCAGATATATGCAAATGATAAGAAAAATGGGATCATGTAGAGTGTTGAAGCCCAGCTGAAAGACCAAGGAGAAGTGTTTTGTGGAGAAAGTTGGAACTCACTGATGAAATTAGGGATTTGAGACCTCACTGAACCAGCGTTTAAGGCTAAAACTAACATTGCGAGGATTAGAGTAATTGTGGAGAATATACCGAGAGCGGTAGTTAGGCTAAAGCCCCACTTAGGTCTTATTATATTTATGAGGATGATTATCACAAACGCTATAGCACCTAGAGCGTAAATTAGGAGGTCTTGAGTAAGCGTGAGAGTTCCGTAAGGGTTAACAAATACCGTATTTGAGAGGTTAATCAGTTCCTCTTGATGGTTAAGTATACCGATCTCGTACAGAACTAGGTTTATTGCTGAGACTGAAAAGAACGCTGATAGTGCGAAATAAGGTGGCATATTAAATGCAAATGCTACTCCCATTATAGCCCCTATCTTACTGTTTAATTTCCTTGAAATCCATACGTAATCTCCCCCAGTTCTCGGCATCCTCATTAAGAGGCTCGTATACGTGTAGACAAGAGGTAATGTGAGGATAAAGGTAAGCAAAGAGGTTAACCATAGTATTGAGCCCGGTTGAATATAGGGAGAAATTCCTTCGAAAACTGCTAGACCAGCTCCCATATTTGCAACGTTCAACATAACTAAGTCTTTTAGTGTGACATTCTTCACTAACCCGGACGACTCTCTCAAAAACAGTTTTGACATAAATCTGATTAAGTTAGTGAAATTAAAAAGCGAACTCAAGTTCGCCTTTAATTATCTATTATTTATTCGTTTATTCACAGAGATAGTAATTGTTTTTAATCTAAATCAAAAATGTGAAGCAAGATTAGAATAGAAGAAAAATAATAATTTATGTACTACTTAGAATCATCTTTAGGATAAAAGATTTAGCTCGATTAAAAACAACTAGACAAAATATATAAAAATCACTAATCGTGAGGAATTTTAACTTTACCCTCTGGAAATAAGTTTCACCTTTTATCTATAGGGACGTAATGTTTATACTCTGGACCCACATATAGCGCTCTGGGTCTAATGAGTCTATGTTGTTCTTCTACATACTCTATAAAGTGGGCTAACCAACCTAAGGTCCTCGAGAGAGCGAATAACGCCGTATACATATAAATCGGGAAGCCCAACCCATAGAAAACTATCCCGGAATAGAAGTCTGTGTTCGGGTAGATACCCTTTGAGCCGAAAGTTTCAATTCCTAGTTTTTCTAGCCTTTCCGCAATTTCTAAGTACTTCTTTATCTCAGGGTTTTGCTCGCCCAGCTGCTGTGCTAATTTCTTAAAGATCTTCGCCCTAGGGTCATACATCTTATATACTCTGTGACCGAAACCCATTAATCTCTTTCTTCCCTCGACGATGTTTGTCTTAAACCACTCATCTACTTTATCTGGTGAGCCTATCTCGACGAATTGCTTAAACGCTTCTTCGACAGCCCCTCCGTGCAGAGGCCCTTTAAGTGCGGCTAACGCAGCGACTATGCAAGAGTACATGTCCGAAAACGTAGAAGAAGCTACTAAACCGGCTGTAGTTGATGCAGGAACCTCATGATCAGTATAGAGTATTAACGCTGCGTCCATAGCTTTGATTTCTTTTTCGCTTACTTTTCTGTCAAAGGAAGCTTCAAGAAAACTCTCGGCATAACTTTGAGAAGGTGATGGTATCTTAGGCTTCAGTCCTTCTTTAGCCCTAAAGACGTTTGCTACGACTGTGGCTGTTTTAGCTATTATTTGGATAGCGTTATCTCTATCTTTCTCCTTATCCCACTTAGGGTTATAGACTGACGCCATTATGCCAAAGGCACTCTCCATAATCCCTATTGCGTCGCAATCTCTCGGTAGGGAGTAAATTACGTTAATTACTTGCTCCGGTACTTCGTAACTCTCGTTGAGCTTAGCCTTCACTTAGTTTAGTTGCTTCCTATTGAGAAGCTCTCCATATAACATTAGATAAATTAACTCCTCGTAGGAAGAGTACTCAACTAAATCGTTTATATCGTAGCCTCTATAACGCAATACCCCGTGATGACCGTCAATGAAGGTAAGTGAAGTAGTCTTTATGAGTACGTCCTCAAGACCCCTACTTATTTCAACCAACCTCAGTCACCCCCTACCCATTCCTCATCTGATTTAGTTGAAATTGCTGAAAGCAGGTGCTTTTCACTTATGATATCACGGATGGAGATTATACCCACTACATTATCCTTACCATCTACGACTACGAGGTGCCTTATGTTATATTGATGCATCAGTCTTGCCGCGTTAGAAAGAGGTTCGTCTTCCCTGATCGTAATTAGCTTACCGTAAGTACCTAATTTCTCTACAGGTTTATTTAAGTCCTCTCCTTTAGCTACTGATTTCAGGAGGTCTCTTTCGGTAAATATTCCTACCGGTTTGTCACCATCCACAATCAGAACTGAGCCTACGCTATTCTGAGCCATGAGCTTTACAGCATCTATGGTCTTAGTCCCTACGGGAACTTTAAGAGGGGATCTATTGATTAAAACCTTTACTTTAACTTGACTCATAAATACTTATATTGAATTCGTAAACTATAAATCTTTCCCAAGTTAATAATGAAAGAAAAATATTAAAATTTTAACAAAAAAAGCAACGTTAACTCAGAGAACGTTCAAGATTTTACTCCTTCCTTAGCTAACTCCCTATCTAAGTTCTCGTAAAAGTAGTAGTTTATAATCTCGTATTGCTCTTTTCTGGTCATCATTTTGTCCATTAAGTTCTTTTGCGTACCTTCCTTGAGCAAAACTTCTAATGCGTCTTTCATGGCCTTAGCTGCGACCCGAAATATCGTAACGGGAAAAATAACGTACTTATAACCCATAGCCTTGAATTCCTCAGCACTTATTAGGGGGGTCTTGCCGAACTCGGTCATGTTAGCTAAGAGGGGAGCTCTCACTTCCCTTGCAAACCTTTCGAACTCTTCCTTGCTCTCTAATGCCTCAGGGAAAATTACGTCAGCCCCAGCCTCCAAGTAAATCTGAGCTCTGGTAATGGCATCGTCTAAACCATAAATAGCCCTAGAGTCCGTCCTGGCTATAATCAGCATATCCTTCCTAGCTTTCAGTGCAGCTTTTATTTTAAGCACCATGTCCGTAGGTCTCACTACCTCCTTACCTTCTAAATGACCGCACTTCTTAGGTAAGACCTGATCCTCGATCTGAATAGCGTTAGCCCCCGCACTCTCCAGCACTTTTACAGTCCTATATACATTCACAGCTTCCCCGAAGCCTGTATCTGCATCGACAATTATAGGAATATCTGTAACTTCCCTAATCCTTCTCACCATCCACGCCAACTCGTCTAACGTAATTATGCCTAGGTCTGGCATACCGAGGGAAGAGGTTAAAGCTCCTCCTGAAAGATAGACTGCCTTAAACCCAACCTTTTGAGCTAAAAGGGCAGTAAAAGGGTTAAAGACCCCGGGTATAACTAAGAAGTCAGACTTCCTTAAGACCTCTGACAAACTCTCTCACCTTTATACTATCAAAATTTTTAATAAGTTCAATTTGTTTCTTGCTTAAACCCAGCCTACTCGCCTTTTCCTCTAACTCCTCATCACTCATCGGGTTAGCGTAATGCCCTCTGGGTATTTTGACCTCCTTACTGAACTCTCCCTTATCCGTGATAACTGTTATCCTAGTAGGAAATTCTTTAGGATAAACTGAAGTGTAATCGTCTCTCTCAACTACCTCTATTAAGTCCATAAGCTTTTCCAATGTGGGCTCTCCTATTAAAGAGTAAGAATCAAGCCAGAAGTCTTTCCTGATTAAGCTTACCGCAACTATAAAGGGTAGACTATGATCAGCTGTTTCCTTGTTTTGAGGTCTCCACTTTTCACGGCTGTCAGCAAGAATAGTTTTCCCAGCCTCATAAGTCTCTACTACCACTTTCCTTATCTCACCGTGGTATTCCAGTCCAATTGCAGCCTCCACTGCGGCTTGCGCATGGTATTCTACAGGGTACTTTTTGATCATGGTCCTCAGGATCCCTCTTCCGTCTGGTCTAAACTTACTCAAGTCCATATCCCTAGCCACTATGGAGGAGAAACCGAAGACTCCGGAAAACGGTAACTCGGGTGCTGTAAAACCGGATTTAGCTAAGAGAGTTACGAATACAGCGTTCCTGACAGCCTCAGCCGCTGCTCCAGCCTTCCACATGGAGAGCTTACCACTCCTCGTCTCCCTCAAAGCCACGTGTGGGATTATTGAAAGGGATATGGCATTCTTTGCCTTATTCCGGTCTAACCTAAGGAGGTTTGAGAGGGCTGAAGCTGCTGCTATCCCGAGGAAATTTACGTGGTCATAACCCTTCTTTCTTAGGGAAGTAGTGTCACATAAGTTAACACCCACATCGTAGCCCACGGCTATTGCCCTGATTACGTCCTCACCCTTTGCTTCAGGGGATACCGCTAACAATCCCCCTATCATGTCGCTGGGATGTAGGGGCTCTAAGCCTAGATAAGTGTCGTTGAAGTCTAAGTATCTTATTAATAAAGTGTTGTAAAAGGAGGCAAAGTCAGGAGTGGTGGAAAAGTTACCCAAGGTATGAATATTTCCGGGATAAAGGTCACTTATGCTCTCGACTATTTTTGCTGGAGGGGAATCTCTAGAGGCTAGTGCAATAGCCACTGAATCCAGCACTCTCCTCTTAGCCTCTGCATAAACTTTATCTTCGACTTCCTGAACCGAGACTACGTATTCAGCTATTATATCCGAGAGATCCATAACTAATTAGTTTAATTAATGATAATAAATTTAATGAGGTAAATTTAAATAAGATTGATGAGAAGTTTCTCATGTGATAAATCATGACAAAAGTAGCCTTTATTGGATCTGGTAAGATAGGGCAAACAATAGCATTTAACGTCATAATGGGGAGTTACATTGATGAGGCAATAATTTACGATATAATCCCAGAACTACCTGAAAAGTTTGAGCATGAACTCAGGCACGCATTGGCTTCGAGAAAACTCAAGGTAGAAGTGCTGGGGACAAACAACATAGAGGACGTAAACGGTGCAGACATAGTAGTGATCTCTGCAGGAAAGCCGAGGAAGCCTGGAATGAGCAGAAGGGACTTATTTGTTGACAACGCGAGGATAATGATAGATCTAGCTGATAAATTGGCTAAGAGAAATAGGGGAGCACTTTACATCATGGTGGCAAACCCAGTAGATATGATGGCTTCAGTCTTCATGAAATACTCTGGGGAATATACGATTAGTACAGGTGATCAAGTAGAGACGATGAGGATGAGGTCTTACATAGCTAAGAAGTTAAAGGTTCATGTGACCGACGTAAATGGGTATGTGGGTGGGGAACACGGAGAAGACGCAGTAGTACTGTGGAGCACGGTAACTGTGAAAGGGAAACCGTTTGATGAGAGTATGGGAGTGAGTAAGCACGAAGTAGAGGAATATGTAAAGAAAATACCGGGAGAGATAATAAGGGTAATGGGAGGTACTACTTGGGGGCCAGGTACGATCATTGAGGAAATTATAAGGGCTGTGGTTTTAAACGAGAACAAGGTAATGAGCATAGCGTTCCCGCACAAATACGAAGACGAGATCATTCACATAAGCGAGCCCGTTGTTGTAGGGAGGACTATAGGACCTTCATTGGAGCCCTTATTAGACGAAAAAGACAGATGGCACTTAATGGCTTCTATTAAGGACTTCTACAGCGTATATAAGGAGAACTTGAAACAGCTCGAGCAAAGTCTAACCGCAAAACAGTAAAAGATCTTTCACGTAAACTTTCTTTTTATCCTCTGAACTAGTTGTAATTTAACACGTTTTTGTAAGTGATTATATTCTGTTTCTTTTTCTTTTTTCTTTGGTTTATACTTATATATTTCGATATCATAAGTGATATCTATGAGAAGGAAGAGAAGGCTACAACACATTATTCTATCTATCCTCAGCAATAAAGGAGCTATGACTGGCGCTCAGATAATGAGGGAGATAGAAAAAATAACTCAAGGATTTTGGAAGCCTTCTCCGGGCGCTATATATCCCACTCTAGACAAGCTCCTTGAGGAAGGTTACGTCTCTATAGCAAAAGTAGAGGGTACTCAAAAGTTTTACCAGATTACTGAGGCAGGGAAAGCGCTGTTAAGTCCCAAGCATCATTTAGAGACAGTGATAGAGGAAGTCCTTTCAGACCTAAGGTTTATCCTTGAAAATAAGGGTGAACTTGACGTAGAGTTGAAAGAGAAGTTGAAAAAAGGGCTTAAGGAGGCGATAAGTAGTCTTGATTGAAATAGAACACATATCAAAAACATTTAAAGTCAAATCGAAAGAGATCCGAGCTTTAGACGACGTGAGCTTTACAATTCCTAAGTCTAGCGTAGGGGCGTTAGTGGGTCATAACGGTGCAGGAAAGACCACATTGATAAAGATCCTATCAACCCTGATTATCCCTGATCAAGGAGACGCAAGGATAAACGGAATCAGTATCAGAGAAGAAAAGAAAGTAAGAAAAAATATAGGTGTAATGATGGTAAGTGAGAGAGCTTTCTACTTCAGGCTTTCGGGCTTTGATAACCTAGTCTTCTTCGGGATCGTCCAAGGCTTGTCAATTTCCGAAGCGAAAAAGAGGGCAAAGGAGCTCCTAGATTTAGTTGGTCTATCTGAATTTTCCAATATTCAATATATGAAATATAGCACCGGAATGCAAAGGAAACTGGCTTTAGCGAGAGCACTCTTATTAGACCCACCGGTGATTCTTTTAGACGAACCTACGCTAGGTATGGATCCGGTTAGTTCAAGGGATTTTAGGAGTCTGGTTAAAGAGTTGTCTAAGGAGGGTAAAACGATCCTAATGACTTCACATAACATGAAAGAGGTTGAAGACCTAGCCGATAAAATAGTCTTATTAAAGAGAGGTAAGGTAGTTGCTCAAGGTACTAGAGAAGAAATTACTTCAAGCATAGGGAAGATCAAGGTAGTTATGACCGATAGTATACCAAAAGGTTACGAGAAATACGTAAGCGGTTTCGTTCAGGGAAAAGTTATACTGAGGGTCCCGGAGAAAGGAATAGAGGTAGAAGGTGAGGTATTAGGTGAAGAGGAACCTACACTTGAGGATGCGTTTGTCTACTTTACAGATGAGGAGATCGACAACCCTAAAAATAGGAGGAGAGGGGGAGGGTTCAGGAGATGGGAGTAATAGATAAACTTTACGCTTACATTTACTTGCGGGGTTTTAAGATATGGACTAGCTACAAAACACAGCTTATCCTGAACTTATTGTCTTGGGTCTTACCAGTCTTCACTTATTACTTTGTAGGTACTTCTTTAGGTAATATTGTAGTCAGTTCTATGCATTTTAAAGGTGCATCTTATGTTTCGTTCATGGTAGTCGGACTAGCATTCCAAGGTTATATTTCGTCTGTAATAACGACCTTAAGTGGTAGGTTACGCAACGAGCAACTTTACGGTACGATAGAGTACTATGTAATGTCATCTGGTGGAGTACTCTCTTTTTTGATTTATTCAGCTTTGTGGGGGTTTACAATAAATACTGTAAACGCAGTAGTAATCTTGCTCATAGGCTACGCTTTAGGTGTTAAGTATGACGTTAACATCATTTCAGCTATAATCCTTATCTTTCTATTACTTACCTCTTCCTTAGGTCTCGGAATGATTTCAGCCGGATTTACGATGATTGTTAAACAAGGAAACCCAATATCTTTCTTCTTTTCTACGTTCACTACACTGACGACCGGTGTTGTATTTCCCGTGTCAGTCTTACCAGGTTTTATTAAGTTAGTCAGTTACGCAATACCCCTCACGTGGGCTCTCGAAGGTCTCAGGTATGCCCTGCTTGAGGGTTATTCGTTATCGCAAGTCAGCGAATATGTAATAGCTTTGTCATTATTTACATCCGTTCTGATCCCATTAGGTATCGCATTCTACTCTTATGCCTTTAAGAGGGCTAGATATAGGGGGACGTTAAGTGAGTACTGAGACCACTAATTTTTAAAAGGGAGGAAATTTTATACCGATACTGAAAGTATTCGAAAACAATAATATAAATATTCAGATGTTCGCTCAGGATATTGAAAACTCATTGAAGGATTAAGGGTGGCAAACTAGCTTAATGCAAAATGGTCCTAACGATTATATCATAAGGGCTGAATCCTTTTTATAATGATAGAAATCTTTTATGTTCGTTTATCCTGAATTAATTTGAACGAGATGCCCAAACCCTGCAGGGTGATGGTGGCAATGCCACAAGCCCTGCAGGCTTACACGGAGATGTGAGCAAATGCCTTTTGGCTCGAAGGAGTCCCATGACCCACCTACTGTTAAGCTTGGTAGGTGGTTGAGAGCTAAGTCCCTACACTTGATACATAAAATGAATAAAATGAAAGTTTAGGGACTAACGGTACAAAAAGGCTGGTCATATACACCACAAGGTAGAGGAGATAATAGTAAGGATAATGGGAGACCTAACAATGTTATCGTAGTGGTTGAAGAAGACAACATAGGGGCTTTCGGTAGGATGTGGATAAACGCTAAACTAATGGGAGAAATGGAAAGGAAAGTGAAAAACGGTTTCTACTCTATGTAAGATTAGACGATAAGAACAGCGTCTTTTCCTTCTCCGTCGTTATTTACCCTTTATTTTCTTTCCTATGCCTATCCTTAAACCCTTCCATTCTGGACTTCGCAGACTTGGTTATGGACAGAAGGGCTAACTCCATTATAGCAGCTCTTATTCTTTCCTTTTCAGCCTTAGTCCACTTCTTTATTACTTTTACAGCTTCTAAGTCTACGTTCTGGATTATATCTTTAGCTATCTCCTTCGACTTCATGAAAACGTCGTCCGCTATGTAATCAACAATCCCTATTTGTTTAGCTTCCTCAGCAGTAATGGCTTCCCCGTGATCGCCAGCCTGTTTACAGCCTTCCCCCAGTACTTATGCCCTACACTTATAGCCATGGGCGGTATAAGACCCAGTTTTGCCTCAGGTATAGAAAATTTAGACTCTTTACTCCCTACCACCACATCACAGAACAGCAATATTTCACAACCTCCTCCGTAAGCTAGCCCATTAACCGCACATATGAGAGGCTTTTCGAGCTCGATCAGTGACTCCACGGCATAGTAAAGGGTGTTAAAGAACTTCTTAGCATCATCAGCGTCTTTAAGTTCAGCCATGGCAAATATATCGTCCCCAGCCGAAAACGCCCTCCCCTCCCCTGTTAAGACTACCACTTTCACTTTTCTATCGTTATTAGCAGTTCTCACCTTATCCCCTAATTCCTTCCAACTCTCCTCGTCAAAGGCGTTTAGTCTATCAACTCTGTCTAACGTAATCCACGCTATGCCGTCCTCATCCACTTTGTACTTCATTCCTACTCGCCTCTTTAATAGCTCTTATTATATTTACGTAACCAGTACACCTACAAATATTTCTTATAGAGTACTTTAACGACTCATCAGCCGCTTTCGGATCTACATTCTTTAAATAATCATAACTAGCCATTAGAAAACCATGCGTACAGTATCCACATTGAGAAGCATAGTTACGAACAAACGCATTCTGTAGCCACTCCACATTAAGACCTTTTACCGTCCTTACATCGAGGTTAACGGCTTGAACTGCTAGAAACAAGCAAGATTTCACAGAAACGCCGTTAATAATAACCGTACAAGCCCCCGCACTTACCTTCATCGCATCCTTTCTTTACCTCAGTAAACCCGTGTTTGCGTAAGAAGTCTACCAGTAAGGTTCTACCCTCTATTCTGTCCTCTATCAACACCCCGTTAACCCTGGCTTTAATTTTGGCTTCATCAATCACTCTCATTCTTTCTCCAGTCTTCCAGTTTATCTTCCTGTCTTCGACTAATCTCAACTCGTAGTAACCTTGGTCAAACGTGTTGATCATTTCTCTTGCTAGCTTTAGCCTACCTTCTCCACTCATATGATGATCTGACATCGGTTTTTCGCCAACACTTTCAAGCGCCTTTATCAACTCTTCTTTACTCTCTCCCTCTAGGGTTATTGGTTTCGGAAAAACTCCTCCTATAGAAGCCCTGAGTTTTCCGTCCTTCATCTTAACTACGGCGAGTATAGCAATAGGATACGCTGAACCTCCTTTCTTTATTGCCTTAAAGTAAAACTTAGAGTTATCGGGTTTACTGAGAGTGACCTCAGTTAGTAACTCTCCCTCCTTTAAAGTAGTATAAGGTTCTACGTACAGATCTTTAACTTTAATTTTTCTACTCCCCCTTTTACTTAAAACTTTAACCTCGCCGTCTAAGACGAGCAGTGCTGGGTAATAGTTGGCAGAGGGGTCTGCGTTAGCAAGAGAACCACCTATAGTTCCTCTATTCCTCACCTATAAGTCCGCTATACTGATGGCTACGTTCCTTAAAAGAGGGAGGTTCGAAGCTATCTCACTGTGTCTAGTTAAAGCCCCGATTCTGTAAACGTCGTCCTCTTCTTTTACATAATCTAAATCTAACTCGTTGATATCAACCAATGTGTCAAAGGGGATCCTTAATCTCATCATCGGGATAAGACTTTGCCCACCTGCTAACGGTCTCCCTCCTTCTTCTAAAGCCTCTAGAGCTTCCTCTAACGTCTTCACTCTAACGTATTTGAAAGGTCTAGGGACTCCAAGTACATACATTTAGGTCACCCTTATGGGAATTTCACTTACCCTTCTCTTTAACAATCTAGACACTGCGTTGGCAATAGCAGCTGGAACACCCATTATGGGGCCTTCTCCACCTCCATACGCACCGGAAGGGATATAAGGGGAAGGAGTTTCAAAATGGATATATTGGATCTCGATATCGACTAGATCCCCTAACGTGAGTGACTCATAGGAATCAAAAGTGGTAACTAATGGATTTCCCCTCTCGTCATACTTCATCTCTTCATACAGAGCCATGTTAATCCCGTGGACTATACTCCCAGTCATAATACCCTCCAGAATGTCCTTTTCCAGGATTTTACCTATATCGTGTGCAACAACATATTTGACCGCTTTAACTTGACCGTCAACAATCT
It encodes the following:
- a CDS encoding (2Fe-2S)-binding protein, whose amino-acid sequence is MKVSAGACTVIINGVSVKSCLFLAVQAVNLDVRTVKGLNVEWLQNAFVRNYASQCGYCTHGFLMASYDYLKNVDPKAADESLKYSIRNICRCTGYVNIIRAIKEASRNEVQSG